One Phaseolus vulgaris cultivar G19833 chromosome 2, P. vulgaris v2.0, whole genome shotgun sequence DNA window includes the following coding sequences:
- the LOC137811793 gene encoding SEC1 family transport protein SLY1, with translation MSLNLRQKQTECIARMLNLNQPLNATTGTANEEVYKILIYDKFCQNILSPLIHVKDLRKHGVTLYFLIDKDRKPVHDVPAVYFVQPNQSNVQRIVSDASKSLYQSLHLNFSTSIPRPLLEDLAAGTLNSDSIQRISKVHDQYLEFVTLEDNLFSLAHKSCYVQLNDPSAGDKEIEELVEKIVGGLFCVLATLSVVPVIRCPRGGPAEMVASALDQRIRDHLLSKNNLFTEGGNFVSSFQRPVLCIFDRNFELPVAVQHDFRYRPLVHDVLGLKLNRLSVQGEKGGMRSYELDYADSFWVANGSLEFPEVAVEIETQLNKYKKDVDDVNKRTGGTHGAEFDGTDLIGNTKHLMNAVNSLPELTERKQVIDKHTNIATVLLGEIKERSLDSYAKKENDMLARGGIERGDLLGVLKGKGTKMDKLRFAIIYLISSESINQSEVEAVEAALRESEVDTAAFQYVKKIKSLNVSLASANSASRSNIVDWAEKLYGQSISAVTAGVKNLLSNDRQLALARTVEALIEGRPNPETDSYLSFDPRAPKSAAGASSSHLKGPFKEAIVFMIGGGNYVEYCSLQELAQHQQPAKHIIYGTTEILTGIDFVEQLTLLGQKMGLGNVGSSSTSAQ, from the exons ATGTCTCTGAATCTCCGTCAGAAGCAAACAG AATGCATCGCGCGCATGCTCAACCTCAACCAGCCGCTCAACGCCACCACCGGCACGGCCAACGAGGAAGTGTACAAGATCCTCATCTACGACAAGTTCTGCCAGAACATCCTCTCCCCCTTGATCCACGTTAAGGACCTCCGCAAGCACGGCGTAACGCTCTACTTCCTCATCGACAAGGATCGCAAACCCGTGCATGACGTTCCAGCGGTGTACTTCGTCCAACCTAATCAATCCAACGTGCAACGTATCGTTTCGGACGCGTCTAAATCACTGTACCAGAGCCTGCACCTCAATTTTTCCACCTCCATTCCCCGCCCCCTCCTCGAAGACCTCGCGGCCGGAACCCTAAACTCGGATTCCATTCAGCGAATCTCCAAGGTCCACGATCAGTATCTCGAGTTTGTAACCCTAGAGGATAACCTTTTTTCGCTGGCCCACAAGTCTTGCTATGTTCAACTAAATGACCCTTCCGCTGGAGACAAGGAAATTGAGGAGCTTGTTGAGAAGATCGTTGGTGGGTTGTTTTGCGTGTTGGCCACTCTCTCTGTTGTGCCGGTTATCCGCTGTCCACGTGGCGGCCCTGCCGAGATGGTTGCTTCTGCGTTGGATCAGCGCATTAGGGATCATTTGTTGTCCAAGAATAATTTGTTTACTGAGGGTGGAAACTTTGTGAGCTCGTTTCAGCGCCCTGTATTGTGTATTTTTGACCGGAATTTTGAGTTGCCGGTGGCGGTCCAGCATGATTTTCGCTACCGGCCGCTTGTCCATGACGTGCTTGGGTTGAAGCTGAATAGGCTGAGTGTGCAGGGGGAGAAGGGTGGGATGAGGTCTTATGAGTTGGATTATGCTGATTCGTTTTGGGTTGCGAATGGATCGCTGGAGTTCCCAGAGGTTGCGGTTGAGATTGAGACACAGTTGAATAAGTACAAGAAGGATGTGGATGACGTGAATAAGAGGACTGGTGGGACTCATGGTGCTGAGTTTGATGGGACGGATTTGATTGGGAACACGAAGCATTTGATGAATGCTGTGAACTCTCTGCCTGAGTTGACTGAGAGAAAGCAGGTGATTGATAAGCATACGAACATTGCGACCGTGTTGTTGGGGGAGATCAAGGAGAGGTCCCTTGATTCTTATGCTAAGAAGGAGAATGACATGTTGGCTAGAGGGGGCATTGAAAGGGGTGACCTGCTTGGTGTGCTCAAGGGGAAGGGAACAAAGATGGATAAGCTTAGGTTTGCTATCATATATCTTATCTCATCCGAAAGCATTAATCAGTCTGAAGTGGAGGCTGTGGAAGCAGCTCTGAGAGAGTCTGAGGTTGATACTGCTGCTTTTCAGTACGTGAAGAAGATAAAGTCGTTGAATGTTTCATTGGCATCAGCTAACTCTGCCAGCAGAAGTAATATTGTTGATTGGGCTGAGAAGCTCTATGGGCAATCAATTAGTGCAGTGACAGCTGGTGTAAAAAATCTTTTATCTAACGATAGGCAGCTAGCATTGGCAAGGACAGTTGAGGCCTTGATTGAAGGTAGGCCAAATCCTGAAACAGATTCATACCTTTCGTTTGATCCCCGGGCTCCTAAGTCTGCTGCTGGAGCAAGTAGCAGCCATTTGAAAGGACCATTTAAGGAAGCAATTGTGTTCATGATTGGTGGTGGTAATTACGTTGAATATTGCAGTCTGCAAGAGCTTGCACAACATCAGCAGCCGGCCAAGCATATTATATATGGAACAACAGAAATTCTAACTGGAATCGACTTTGTAGAGCAGCTTACATTATTGGGGCAGAAGATGGGTTTGGGCAATGTTGGTTCTAGTTCTACCTCAGCTCAGTAG
- the LOC137811794 gene encoding pentatricopeptide repeat-containing protein At1g62260, mitochondrial, giving the protein MATLYGRLSRRSCCLTSASLTRNYNSSRLHQSNKNISNLIRSGRLSEARALFDSMKHRNAVTWNSMISGYIHRREIAKARQLFDEMPQRDIVSWNLIVSGYFSCRGSRFIEEGRKMFELMPQRDCVSWNTVISGYAKNGRMDQALKFFNAMPERNVVSSNAVITGFLLNGDVDLAVGFFKTMPEHDSASLCALISGLVRNGELDMAAGILHEFGSDDDRKDDLVHAYNTLIAGYGQRGHVEEARRLFDEIPDDRGGGDKGQRRFRRNVISWNSMMMSYVKAGDIVSARELFDRMVERDTCSWNTVISGYVQISNMDEASKLFREMPSPDVLSWNSIVTGFAQNGNLNLAKDFFEKMPHKNLISWNTLIAGYEKNEDYKGAVRLFSQMQLEGERPDKHTLSSVISVCTGLVDLYLGKQIHQLVTKTVLPDSPINNSLITMYSRCGAIVDASAVFDEIKLYKDVITWNAMIGGYASHGLAAEALELFNLMKRLKIHPTYITFIAVLNACAHAGLVEEGRRQFKSMVTDYGIEPRVEHFASLVDILGRQGQLKEAIHLINTMPLKPDKAVWGALLGACRIHNNVQLAIVAADALIRLEPESSAPYVLLYNMYANLGQWDDAESVRVLMEEKNVKKQAGYSWVD; this is encoded by the coding sequence ATGGCTACTTTGTATGGAAGATTAAGCAGAAGAAGCTGTTGTCTTACCTCAGCTTCTCTAACCCGTAACTATAACTCGTCACGGCTACACCAATCCAACAAAAATATATCCAATCTGATTCGAAGTGGTAGACTAAGCGAAGCGAGAGCACTTTTTGATTCTATGAAGCACCGAAATGCCGTTACTTGGAATTCCATGATCAGTGGGTACATACATCGGAGAGAGATTGCAAAGGCACGCCAATTGTTCGACGAAATGCCCCAAAGGGACATCGTGTCCTGGAATCTCATTGTTTCGGGTTACTTTTCGTGTCGTGGAAGCAGGTTCATCGAGGAAGGACGAAAGATGTTTGAGCTAATGCCGCAGAGAGATTGTGTCTCTTGGAACACGGTCATCAGTGGGTATGCTAAAAATGGCAGGATGGACCAGGCTTTGAAGTTCTTCAATGCCATGCCGGAGCGTAATGTTGTGTCCTCCAATGCTGTGATCACCGGGTTCTTACTAAATGGTGATGTCGATTTGGCGGTTGGTTTTTTTAAGACGATGCCTGAGCATGATTCGGCTTCTCTTTGTGCCCTTATTTCAGGGCTTGTTAGAAACGGTGAATTGGACATGGCTGCTGGGATTTTGCATGAATTTGGGAGTGATGATGATAGGAAGGATGATTTGGTGCATGCTTATAACACCCTGATTGCAGGTTATGGTCAAAGAGGTCACGTGGAAGAAGCTCGGCGCCTTTTTGATGAGATTCCAGATGATCGTGGTGGGGGTGACAAGGGTCAAAGGAGGTTCAGGCGAAATGTGATCTCATGGAATTCAATGATGATGTCCTATGTGAAAGCGGGAGACATAGTCTCTGCCAGGGAACTCTTTGATAGGATGGTGGAGCGTGATACTTGTTCTTGGAACACTGTGATCAGTGGCTATGTTCAAATCTCGAACATGGATGAAGCTTCAAAGCTTTTCAGGGAAATGCCGAGTCCTGATGTACTTTCATGGAATTCGATAGTTACTGGGTTTGCACAGAACGGTAACTTGAATCTTGCAAAAGATTTCTTTGAGAAGATGCCCCACAAAAACCTGATCTCATGGAATACACTGATAGCTGGCTATGAGAAAAACGAAGACTACAAGGGTGCTGTTAGGTTATTTTCTCAGATGCAGCTTGAGGGAGAGAGGCCAGATAAACACACATTATCTTCAGTTATCAGTGTGTGTACTGGGTTGGTGGATCTTTACTTAGGCAAGCAGATACATCAGCTTGTCACGAagactgttcttcctgattcaCCGATAAATAATTCCCTTATTACCATGTACTCGAGATGTGGGGCAATAGTTGATGCAAGCGCTGTGTTTGATGAGATAAAACTTTATAAAGATGTGATCACTTGGAATGCAATGATTGGAGGCTATGCATCTCATGGCTTAGCGGCAGAAGCTCTAGAGCTTTTCAATCTGATGAAAAGGCTTAAAATTCACCCTACCTATATAACGTTCATTGCAGTTTTAAATGCATGTGCCCATGCAGGACTAGTTGAAGAAGGGAGGAGACAATTCAAATCCATGGTCACTGACTATGGTATTGAGCCACGGGTTGAGCACTTTGCTTCCCTTGTGGACATCTTGGGACGCCAGGGGCAGCTTAAGGAAGCTATTCATTTGATTAACACCATGCCACTTAAACCAGATAAGGCTGTGTGGGGTGCATTACTAGGTGCTTGTAGAATTCATAATAATGTACAATTGGCCATAGTAGCAGCTGATGCTTTGATCAGACTTGAACCAGAAAGTTCAGCTCCATATGTATTGTTATATAATATGTATGCTAATTTAGGACAATGGGACGACGCTGAGAGTGTGAGAGTATTGATGGAGGAAAAAAATGTCAAGAAGCAAGCAGGATATAGTTGGGTAGACTGA